The following proteins are co-located in the Bordetella bronchialis genome:
- a CDS encoding ABC transporter substrate-binding protein: MLGASIGADAQAGQVVLYSSNDVQTVSSVVEQFERQNPDVKVAVVRAGTGALMQRIKAEAANPLGDIFWSGGLSTIGAFQEVFEAYRSPQADAVAARYRGPDGLWLGTNTHVSVLMVNVRQVPNGTPPSTWADLADPRWKGKIAIPDPQFSSASYVALYGIRSLLGESIYARIVRNAVVVGTTSAAYQGVANGEFAAAVTMEYAAYQYVAGGLKEIKVVYPAEGTFLSPEGMALIKNAKHPAEARRLYDFLASKPTQALIFERAFRRPLRPDIDVAALSALPPLAGIKTIDLDDSRMEADRAQFLAQWRQLVSSN; the protein is encoded by the coding sequence ATGCTCGGTGCCTCGATCGGCGCCGACGCGCAGGCGGGACAGGTCGTGCTCTATTCGTCCAACGATGTCCAGACCGTCAGCAGCGTGGTGGAGCAGTTCGAACGGCAGAACCCGGACGTGAAGGTCGCCGTCGTTCGGGCCGGGACGGGCGCGCTGATGCAACGCATCAAGGCCGAGGCGGCCAATCCGCTGGGCGACATTTTCTGGTCGGGCGGCCTATCCACCATAGGCGCGTTCCAGGAAGTATTCGAAGCCTATCGTTCCCCGCAGGCGGATGCCGTCGCCGCCCGTTATCGGGGTCCGGACGGCCTTTGGCTGGGAACCAATACGCATGTGAGCGTGCTGATGGTCAACGTTCGCCAAGTGCCGAACGGAACGCCGCCGAGCACCTGGGCCGATCTTGCCGATCCGCGGTGGAAAGGCAAGATTGCCATTCCGGATCCGCAGTTCAGCAGTGCCTCTTATGTGGCGCTATACGGCATCAGGAGTTTGCTGGGCGAATCCATCTATGCGCGCATCGTGCGCAATGCCGTGGTCGTCGGTACGACGTCCGCCGCCTACCAGGGCGTGGCCAATGGCGAGTTCGCGGCGGCGGTGACCATGGAATATGCCGCCTACCAATACGTTGCCGGCGGCCTCAAGGAAATCAAGGTGGTGTATCCCGCCGAGGGGACCTTCCTCTCCCCGGAGGGCATGGCATTGATCAAGAACGCCAAGCATCCCGCCGAGGCACGCCGGCTGTATGACTTCCTGGCTTCCAAGCCCACGCAGGCGCTGATCTTCGAACGCGCTTTCCGCCGTCCCCTGCGCCCCGACATCGACGTGGCCGCCTTATCGGCCCTGCCGCCTCTGGCTGGGATAAAGACCATCGATCTCGACGACAGCCGGATGGAGGCCGACCGCGCGCAGTTTCTGGCGCAATGGCGCCAGTTGGTGTCCTCGAACTGA
- a CDS encoding ABC transporter permease — MVVLGTLRRDPVWLALAAVSLVSLGLFLLWPLATMFGKSLASGDGGIDFGGYGRFFAERSYRQAFFNTLILGAAVTLCSLAVGGGLAVAVARCKFPLATLVAILPLVTLVIPDVVVAASWVVLLGKQGLVNSFLRPLGIELPSLYSWWGLVLVMTLNNYVYAFVAVLVGLRSMDRNLEEAAQSLGRPPGPVVFGVTLPMLLPSIFGGAMIVFTHVIGSFGVPAIIGARTPVLAVKAYHEFVNEMGGSAQMQTTMASMLVLLGAAALLFQKLVVERRQYQMEAGRAPLAVTLTGWRAGAATAGVLGIVALSLAPAVVAVITAFTPAVGPVLRYGGFTLDHLLHAALRAPDPLYHSLFLATVATLAGSLFAIVTAYLIVKRRSGLTHVLDILVALPLTIAGTVLGIALINTFGSGWLILTGNWTIMALAYFLRRVPTSVRAAIGPLHNLKDSLEEASMSLGVNPIRSFFKVVLPTIWPAAAAAAVLMWVTTLSELSATVVLYFGGMSTMPIEIFQQVDSDRLALACAYSVLLILTIFIPLALARWKMGLKVGAIE, encoded by the coding sequence ATGGTCGTGTTAGGCACACTGCGCAGGGATCCCGTCTGGCTGGCGCTGGCCGCCGTCTCGCTCGTATCGCTCGGCCTGTTCCTGCTGTGGCCGCTCGCGACGATGTTCGGGAAGTCGCTGGCCAGCGGCGATGGCGGCATCGACTTCGGTGGCTACGGGCGCTTCTTCGCGGAACGATCGTACCGGCAGGCCTTCTTCAACACCCTCATATTGGGAGCGGCGGTCACGCTATGTTCGCTCGCCGTTGGAGGCGGCCTGGCCGTGGCGGTGGCCCGGTGCAAGTTTCCGCTTGCCACCCTTGTGGCCATTCTGCCGCTGGTCACGCTGGTCATTCCGGACGTCGTTGTCGCGGCCTCCTGGGTGGTGTTGCTGGGCAAGCAGGGCCTGGTCAATTCCTTCCTCCGGCCGCTGGGCATCGAACTGCCATCCCTCTATTCCTGGTGGGGGCTGGTGCTGGTGATGACGCTGAACAACTACGTGTACGCCTTCGTGGCCGTGCTGGTCGGCTTGAGATCGATGGACCGCAACCTGGAAGAGGCCGCGCAAAGCCTGGGACGGCCGCCCGGGCCCGTGGTATTCGGCGTGACGCTGCCCATGCTGCTGCCGTCCATCTTCGGGGGCGCGATGATTGTGTTCACCCACGTCATCGGCAGCTTCGGCGTGCCAGCCATCATCGGGGCCCGCACGCCGGTACTGGCCGTGAAGGCTTATCACGAGTTCGTCAATGAGATGGGCGGCAGCGCCCAGATGCAAACCACCATGGCATCCATGCTGGTTCTGCTGGGTGCCGCCGCCCTTTTGTTCCAGAAGCTGGTGGTGGAGCGCCGGCAGTACCAGATGGAAGCCGGACGCGCGCCGCTGGCCGTTACCTTGACGGGTTGGCGCGCCGGCGCCGCCACCGCGGGCGTGCTGGGCATTGTCGCCCTGTCGCTGGCGCCCGCCGTCGTGGCCGTGATAACCGCCTTCACGCCCGCCGTCGGCCCCGTGCTTCGCTATGGCGGGTTCACGCTGGACCATCTGCTGCATGCCGCGCTGCGGGCGCCGGATCCCTTGTACCACTCGCTGTTCCTGGCTACGGTGGCAACGCTGGCGGGATCCCTGTTCGCCATCGTCACCGCATACCTGATAGTCAAACGGCGCTCCGGTCTGACGCATGTGCTGGATATCCTGGTCGCCTTGCCCTTGACTATCGCCGGAACGGTGCTGGGCATCGCATTGATCAATACCTTCGGCAGCGGCTGGCTGATCTTGACAGGCAACTGGACCATCATGGCGCTGGCTTACTTCCTGCGGCGCGTGCCCACCAGCGTGCGTGCGGCGATCGGGCCGCTGCACAACCTCAAGGACTCGCTCGAGGAAGCGTCCATGAGCCTGGGTGTGAACCCGATCCGGAGTTTCTTCAAGGTCGTGCTGCCCACCATCTGGCCTGCGGCCGCCGCGGCCGCCGTGCTGATGTGGGTCACGACGCTGTCCGAGCTTTCGGCGACCGTGGTGCTCTATTTCGGCGGTATGAGCACCATGCCGATCGAGATTTTCCAGCAGGTCGACAGCGACCGGCTGGCGTTGGCATGCGCCTACAGCGTGCTGCTGATTCTCACCATCTTCATCCCGCTGGCCCTGGCCAGATGGAAGATGGGTCTCAAGGTAGGAGCAATTGAATGA
- a CDS encoding alpha-hydroxy acid oxidase, translating to MLSLHDFEHAARRRLPRPIFGYIAGAAEENAALADNRAVFDEYAFVTRVLRDVSKRSQAVTLFGERYASPFGIAPMGIAALSTYRGDLALARAAQGTGVPAIMSATSLIPMEDVARACPGTWFQAYLPGDQARIDALVDRVARAGFRTLVVTVDIPISANRENNVRTGFSTPLRPGPRLAWDGMVRPRWVLQTFLRTLLRHGMPHFENSFATRGAPIMSSTVLRDFSARDNLSWEHMAAIRRRWKGPLVIKGILSVEDARIARDIGADGVILSNHGGRQLDGAASPMRVLRPVVDALGPDYPVMIDGGFRRGSDVLKALALGARMVFVGRPFNYAAAVAGEAGVRHAIALLQAEVDRNMVMLGVKEWAELGPKALLRKR from the coding sequence ATGCTATCGCTGCACGACTTCGAGCATGCCGCGCGGCGACGCTTGCCTCGCCCCATATTCGGCTACATCGCCGGCGCTGCAGAGGAGAACGCCGCGCTCGCCGACAATCGGGCGGTATTCGACGAGTATGCCTTCGTCACGCGCGTACTGCGCGACGTGTCGAAGCGATCCCAGGCCGTGACGCTCTTCGGCGAACGCTACGCGTCGCCTTTCGGCATCGCGCCTATGGGTATCGCGGCGCTTTCCACGTATCGAGGCGACCTGGCCCTGGCGCGCGCCGCGCAGGGCACGGGCGTCCCGGCGATCATGAGCGCCACGTCGCTCATTCCCATGGAGGACGTCGCGCGGGCCTGTCCCGGAACCTGGTTCCAGGCCTACCTGCCGGGTGACCAGGCGCGCATCGACGCGCTGGTCGACCGGGTTGCGCGCGCGGGCTTCCGCACCTTGGTGGTGACGGTCGATATCCCGATTTCCGCCAACCGCGAGAACAACGTGCGAACCGGCTTTTCCACCCCCTTGCGGCCCGGCCCGAGGCTGGCGTGGGACGGCATGGTGCGTCCGCGCTGGGTACTGCAGACCTTTCTCCGGACCTTGCTGCGGCATGGCATGCCGCATTTCGAAAACTCTTTCGCCACGCGGGGGGCGCCCATCATGTCGTCCACCGTACTGCGTGACTTCTCAGCGCGGGACAACCTGAGCTGGGAACATATGGCGGCGATCCGCCGCCGCTGGAAAGGGCCGCTGGTCATCAAGGGCATCCTCAGCGTGGAGGACGCGCGCATCGCGCGCGACATCGGGGCCGACGGCGTGATCCTGTCCAATCACGGTGGCCGCCAGTTGGACGGCGCGGCCTCGCCGATGCGTGTCCTGCGTCCCGTCGTGGATGCTCTGGGACCGGACTATCCCGTCATGATCGATGGCGGCTTTCGCCGCGGATCGGACGTGCTCAAGGCGCTGGCCCTGGGTGCGCGCATGGTGTTCGTGGGCAGGCCCTTCAACTACGCCGCCGCCGTGGCTGGCGAGGCCGGGGTGCGCCATGCCATCGCCTTGCTGCAGGCCGAGGTCGACCGCAACATGGTCATGCTCGGGGTCAAGGAGTGGGCCGAACTGGGACCGAAAGCGTTGCTGCGCAAGCGTTGA
- a CDS encoding trimeric intracellular cation channel family protein, whose protein sequence is MPSRRGFAVSASDRAASRIRNPIAMITLEALLRALDLGGTFVFAISGAVAAVNRRADLFGILVLAFVAGNFGGISRDLVIGAVPPAAMSDWRYLLVSIVAGLTTFFLYAGIERLRIPVLIFDAVGLAFFAVAGAQKAIQFGMSPVMSALLGMLTGIGGGMVRDVLLNDIPQVLRSDLYAVAALAASCSVVIGHTLGFPYEASALVGGALCLFLRFMAIGYGWRLPVANLSAHKRTRARKPGEGR, encoded by the coding sequence ATGCCTTCGCGCCGCGGCTTTGCAGTATCGGCGTCCGATAGAGCGGCCTCCAGAATCCGAAACCCCATCGCGATGATCACGCTAGAAGCGCTCCTGCGCGCCCTGGACCTGGGCGGCACCTTTGTCTTTGCAATCAGCGGGGCCGTCGCGGCGGTAAACCGCAGGGCGGATCTGTTCGGGATATTGGTGCTGGCCTTCGTCGCCGGCAATTTCGGCGGCATCAGCCGGGATCTGGTCATCGGGGCCGTGCCGCCGGCGGCCATGAGCGATTGGCGCTATCTGCTGGTTTCCATCGTGGCCGGATTGACCACCTTCTTCCTGTATGCCGGCATCGAAAGGCTGCGCATCCCGGTTCTTATTTTCGATGCGGTGGGGCTGGCATTCTTCGCGGTCGCCGGGGCGCAGAAAGCGATCCAGTTCGGGATGAGCCCTGTGATGTCGGCGCTGCTGGGCATGCTGACGGGCATCGGCGGCGGCATGGTCCGCGATGTGCTGCTCAATGACATCCCCCAAGTGCTTCGATCCGACTTGTATGCCGTCGCCGCTTTGGCGGCTTCCTGTTCCGTGGTCATCGGGCATACGCTCGGCTTTCCTTATGAAGCCTCGGCACTTGTGGGCGGCGCGTTATGCCTTTTCCTTCGCTTCATGGCGATCGGCTATGGCTGGCGCCTGCCGGTGGCGAACCTCTCGGCGCATAAAAGAACGCGGGCAAGGAAGCCGGGGGAAGGGCGTTAG
- a CDS encoding phosphonopyruvate hydrolase: protein MSKNQVLRQAIASGKLLTAMSAHNPLSAKLAEEAGFGAIWGSGFELSASHAVPDANILSAGTHLDMMRAIASAVSIPLIADIDTGFGNAVNVSYVVPQYEAAGASAVVMEDKTFPKDTSLRADGRQELVRVEEFQGKIAAAAAARRDKDFLVIARTEALIAGLGQDEALKRARAYEEAGADAILIHSKQTTPAEVLSFIQAWAGSAPLVLVPTAYPELTEADIQQLGKVGLVIYGNHAIRAAVGAMRAVFAQIRKEGGIRGVDKALPTVKEIIRLQGDDHMRRVEAAYLR from the coding sequence ATGAGTAAAAACCAGGTGCTGCGCCAGGCCATCGCGTCAGGCAAGCTTCTTACCGCCATGTCGGCGCACAATCCCCTGTCGGCCAAGCTGGCCGAGGAGGCCGGTTTCGGCGCGATATGGGGAAGCGGCTTCGAGCTTTCCGCCAGCCATGCCGTGCCGGACGCCAATATCCTGTCGGCGGGCACGCATCTGGACATGATGCGCGCCATTGCGTCGGCGGTGTCCATTCCTCTTATCGCCGACATCGACACGGGCTTTGGCAATGCGGTCAACGTCAGCTATGTCGTGCCGCAGTATGAGGCGGCTGGCGCTTCGGCGGTCGTCATGGAAGACAAGACTTTCCCCAAGGACACCAGCCTGCGCGCGGATGGCCGCCAGGAGCTCGTGCGCGTGGAGGAATTCCAGGGGAAGATCGCCGCGGCGGCCGCGGCCCGGCGGGATAAGGACTTTCTTGTGATCGCCCGCACGGAAGCCCTGATCGCGGGACTGGGCCAGGACGAGGCCTTGAAGCGCGCGCGGGCCTATGAAGAAGCCGGCGCCGACGCCATTCTCATCCATTCCAAACAGACCACGCCGGCTGAAGTGCTCTCTTTCATCCAGGCCTGGGCAGGCAGCGCACCGCTGGTCCTGGTGCCCACCGCGTACCCGGAACTTACCGAGGCGGACATACAGCAGCTCGGCAAGGTCGGCCTGGTGATATACGGCAACCATGCCATCCGGGCGGCCGTCGGCGCCATGCGCGCCGTGTTCGCGCAGATCCGCAAAGAGGGCGGCATCCGCGGGGTGGACAAGGCGCTGCCGACGGTCAAGGAGATCATCCGCCTGCAAGGCGACGACCATATGCGCCGCGTCGAAGCGGCCTACCTGCGCTGA
- a CDS encoding ABC transporter ATP-binding protein yields MQVSFEGIAQGYGGQALFQQLDLVIPSGRFFTLLGPSGCGKTTLLRMLAGFIRPDKGRVLFGDSDVTGVPVHRRGVGVVFQDYALFPDRSALANVAYGLLARKVPKKDAYGRAAAMLERVGLGGFLDRPPPALSGGQRQRVAMARALVIEPRLLLLDEPLSALDAKLRLELREMVRALQREAGITAVFVTHDQEEALALSDLIAVMDRGRIVQTGSPQQIYGQPRTAFVADFVGSANLIPIVGELPGQEPGVRRMETPAGTLLTSCDRPLAPGALLAVRSTAISMDAGHDVREGQLRGEIRHVEYCGSTTAYIVETQAGPIKVQAAQAHDDAMRHPGDAVVLKIPRSARVVEGWSC; encoded by the coding sequence ATGCAGGTTTCGTTCGAAGGTATCGCCCAAGGCTATGGTGGGCAGGCCCTGTTCCAACAGCTCGATCTGGTCATCCCCTCGGGCAGGTTCTTTACCTTGCTGGGGCCCTCGGGATGTGGCAAAACCACGCTGCTGCGCATGCTAGCCGGTTTCATCCGTCCGGATAAAGGACGTGTACTGTTCGGCGACAGCGACGTCACCGGGGTGCCCGTGCATCGCCGCGGCGTCGGGGTGGTGTTCCAGGACTATGCGCTGTTTCCCGACCGGTCGGCGCTGGCCAACGTGGCATACGGCCTGCTCGCGCGAAAAGTGCCGAAAAAAGACGCATACGGCCGTGCGGCGGCGATGCTCGAGCGCGTGGGCCTGGGCGGCTTCCTGGACCGGCCGCCGCCAGCCCTGTCGGGCGGGCAGCGCCAACGTGTCGCCATGGCGCGCGCATTGGTGATCGAGCCCAGGCTGTTGCTGCTGGACGAGCCCCTTTCGGCGCTCGATGCCAAATTGCGTCTCGAACTGCGCGAGATGGTCAGGGCGTTGCAGCGCGAGGCCGGTATCACCGCGGTGTTCGTCACGCATGACCAGGAAGAGGCCCTGGCCTTGTCCGACCTGATCGCGGTCATGGATCGCGGACGCATTGTCCAGACAGGCTCGCCGCAACAGATCTATGGCCAGCCGCGCACCGCTTTCGTCGCGGATTTCGTCGGCAGCGCCAACCTGATTCCCATCGTGGGCGAGCTGCCCGGCCAGGAGCCCGGCGTACGGCGCATGGAAACGCCCGCCGGTACCTTGCTGACGTCCTGCGACCGGCCGCTGGCCCCGGGCGCCCTGCTGGCGGTACGGAGCACCGCGATATCCATGGATGCCGGACACGACGTCCGCGAAGGCCAGCTTCGTGGCGAGATTCGCCATGTCGAATACTGCGGCAGCACAACGGCCTACATCGTCGAAACCCAGGCGGGCCCGATCAAGGTACAGGCCGCGCAGGCGCACGACGATGCCATGCGCCATCCCGGCGATGCGGTGGTGCTGAAGATACCAAGGTCGGCGCGCGTCGTGGAGGGATGGTCGTGTTAG
- a CDS encoding ketopantoate reductase family protein — protein sequence MKILILGAGAIGGYYGARLLQAGADVTFLVRPRRAAALASQGLRIRSESGDFDAPVRTVTSANLRPEYDLILLSCKAYDLQGALDDIAPAVGSATGILPLLNGLSVYDELDARFGRDKVLGGVAYIATMLDGDGTILHFGTLDNLIVGPRSEATAPLARDFHALIAGTPGNRVLSPAITQALWNKWVSLAAGAMMNCLMRGTVGDILATRDGRRLMEQAMAECRSVAAAAGYPMPSEDIQRLESRLLDVNSTWAASMARDISQGAQRLEADAIVGDMLARGESYGLDLPLARAAYCHLQVYEHQHAAPASAR from the coding sequence ATGAAGATTCTGATTCTAGGGGCCGGCGCGATCGGCGGCTACTACGGGGCCCGGCTGCTGCAGGCCGGTGCCGACGTGACTTTCCTGGTCCGGCCCAGGCGCGCCGCGGCCCTGGCGTCGCAAGGCCTGCGTATCCGCAGCGAATCGGGCGACTTCGACGCGCCGGTGCGAACCGTGACGAGCGCAAACTTGCGGCCGGAGTACGACCTGATCCTGCTCAGCTGCAAGGCCTACGATCTGCAGGGCGCGCTGGATGACATCGCGCCGGCCGTGGGCTCGGCCACCGGCATCCTGCCCCTGCTCAATGGCCTGTCGGTCTATGACGAATTGGACGCCCGCTTCGGCCGCGACAAGGTACTCGGCGGCGTGGCGTATATCGCCACCATGCTGGATGGCGATGGGACCATTCTTCATTTCGGCACGCTGGACAATCTGATCGTCGGGCCGCGATCCGAAGCCACGGCCCCTCTGGCCCGCGACTTCCATGCGCTGATCGCCGGCACGCCTGGCAATCGGGTCCTGTCCCCGGCCATTACGCAAGCGCTCTGGAACAAGTGGGTCTCGCTGGCGGCCGGCGCCATGATGAACTGCCTTATGCGCGGTACGGTCGGCGACATCCTGGCGACACGCGACGGCCGGCGCCTGATGGAACAAGCCATGGCGGAATGCCGATCGGTCGCGGCGGCCGCCGGATACCCGATGCCCAGCGAGGACATCCAACGGCTGGAATCGCGCTTGCTGGACGTGAACTCGACGTGGGCCGCGTCCATGGCGCGAGACATCTCGCAGGGCGCGCAGCGCCTGGAAGCGGACGCGATCGTCGGCGACATGCTCGCCCGGGGCGAATCGTACGGGCTCGACCTGCCGTTGGCGCGCGCCGCCTATTGCCACCTGCAAGTCTACGAACACCAGCACGCCGCGCCCGCGAGCGCCCGGTAG
- a CDS encoding LysR family transcriptional regulator, translated as MALPSVKQLEAFWWAAHCANFSTAAERIHLSVSALSKRLSELEAAIGQPLFDRSGQKAVLTETGRRLLPAALQVLDAAAEFERSTADAPALRGHCRFGVGDLSALTWLPALVSRVRKTHPELTLEPYVNVGGVLEQRLADGELDFAVIAGLSPRSELVSRSVGSARFEWAAAAELAPPSRKTGIPELLRRHPLVTLPPDAGTTRLLDDWLLAHQAPITQRIFCNSWVAVAGMIGAGVGVGFLPACWPARLKLRRVGERSPLRPLQYAFQWRRGDARGLVASMQALVASVIDFTYAPCIGAAATDEERP; from the coding sequence GTGGCGCTGCCTTCTGTCAAGCAGCTCGAAGCGTTCTGGTGGGCGGCGCATTGCGCCAACTTCTCGACCGCGGCCGAGCGCATTCATCTGTCCGTTTCCGCGCTGTCCAAGCGGCTGAGTGAACTGGAAGCGGCCATCGGCCAGCCCTTGTTCGACCGCAGCGGGCAGAAAGCGGTGCTGACCGAGACCGGCCGGCGTCTACTCCCCGCGGCCTTGCAGGTGCTGGACGCCGCGGCCGAGTTCGAGCGCAGCACCGCGGACGCCCCCGCCTTGCGTGGTCATTGCCGCTTCGGCGTGGGGGATCTCTCCGCGCTGACGTGGCTGCCGGCCCTGGTATCCCGGGTGCGGAAGACCCATCCGGAATTGACTCTGGAGCCCTACGTCAACGTCGGCGGCGTGCTGGAGCAGCGCCTGGCCGACGGCGAGCTGGACTTCGCGGTGATCGCGGGCCTGTCGCCCCGCAGCGAGCTGGTGTCGCGCTCGGTCGGCAGCGCGCGCTTCGAATGGGCCGCCGCAGCGGAATTGGCACCGCCGTCGCGCAAGACCGGGATCCCGGAATTGCTGCGCCGCCATCCCCTGGTCACGCTTCCGCCGGATGCCGGCACCACCCGCTTGCTGGACGACTGGCTGCTTGCGCATCAAGCGCCGATCACGCAACGCATTTTCTGCAACAGCTGGGTGGCGGTGGCCGGCATGATAGGCGCCGGCGTGGGCGTGGGGTTCCTGCCTGCCTGCTGGCCGGCGCGCTTGAAACTGCGCCGTGTCGGAGAACGGTCCCCGCTCCGGCCGCTGCAGTACGCGTTCCAGTGGCGGCGTGGCGACGCGCGCGGCCTGGTGGCGAGCATGCAGGCGCTGGTTGCCTCGGTTATCGATTTCACATATGCGCCGTGCATCGGCGCGGCCGCCACGGACGAGGAGCGGCCATAG
- a CDS encoding LysR family transcriptional regulator, whose amino-acid sequence MDKKPHIPLVAVRAFTAVGRYGSFTRAAAALGITQSAVSRHISTLETLAAEPLFTRRGPQIAMTPAGSQFYDAVCDAMSTIELATIQLAQGQRAHGRLVVRTSMPSFAMTVVIPALGDFTARHAMEVDLVTSLSSPQPRDEFDVLITRDLSLPGAESWELFQEELVCVGAPAMAQKYRTDSPAQWPLIASRSRPDAIPIWAVAKGLSVDALHVCAVYDHLFLAVAAAIGGTGLLVVPRIVIQDQLDSGTLVMADEEAVASGATYVAYVSAYSRHVQMGREFCRWLKRMLRDRGRARTAP is encoded by the coding sequence ATGGATAAAAAACCGCATATCCCGCTGGTCGCCGTCCGCGCCTTCACCGCCGTCGGGCGCTATGGGAGCTTCACGCGGGCGGCCGCCGCACTGGGGATTACGCAAAGCGCGGTGAGCCGGCATATCTCGACGCTGGAGACCCTGGCGGCCGAGCCCCTGTTCACCCGCCGCGGCCCGCAAATCGCAATGACGCCCGCCGGCTCGCAGTTCTACGATGCGGTGTGCGATGCAATGTCCACCATAGAGCTCGCAACGATCCAGCTGGCGCAAGGCCAGCGCGCGCACGGCCGGCTGGTCGTGCGTACGTCGATGCCGAGTTTCGCGATGACAGTGGTGATCCCGGCCCTGGGCGACTTCACCGCGCGGCACGCTATGGAGGTGGACCTCGTCACCTCGCTTTCCTCTCCGCAGCCCAGGGACGAGTTCGACGTACTGATTACCCGTGACCTCAGCCTGCCCGGCGCGGAAAGCTGGGAGCTGTTCCAGGAGGAGCTGGTATGCGTGGGGGCGCCAGCCATGGCGCAAAAATACCGCACGGATTCGCCCGCGCAGTGGCCGCTGATCGCTTCACGTTCCAGGCCGGACGCCATCCCGATCTGGGCGGTCGCGAAGGGACTCTCCGTGGATGCCCTGCACGTGTGCGCGGTGTACGACCATCTTTTCCTGGCGGTGGCCGCGGCGATAGGGGGCACCGGCCTGCTGGTCGTCCCGCGCATCGTGATACAGGATCAACTCGACAGCGGCACGCTCGTGATGGCCGACGAGGAAGCCGTCGCATCGGGCGCGACCTACGTGGCTTATGTCAGCGCGTACAGCCGCCATGTGCAAATGGGACGTGAGTTTTGCCGCTGGCTGAAGCGGATGCTGCGCGATCGCGGGCGCGCGCGCACGGCCCCATAG
- a CDS encoding pyridoxal phosphate-dependent aminotransferase has translation MKSNTGLGDGFLANRVLGAKPSATKEMTRLANELKREGQDIIALSQGEPDFPTPEHIRVAAKAAIDRNESRYTEVAGTLALREAVTRKFHRDNGLRFTPDQVQVGCGAKQLLYNALQATIDAGDEVVIPTPAWVSYPDMVLLAGGKPVIVRCGASSGFKLTPAQLEDAITPRTKWLMLNSPSNPSGAVYTGDELAALAEVLLRHPHVWVMADDIYEKIRYDDTPFATPAAVEPELARRTLTVNGVSKAYAMTGWRVGFAAGPAALIKAMNLVQSQSTSHTSSISQAASIAALDGPMDFLQGFLESFRRRRDSVVAALRAIEGVDCDLPPGAFYAFPGCQGLLGRRDPSGGLIASDVDLAMYLLRHAGVAVVPGTAFELPGHFRVSYAASDEELGLAMARIAAACAKLR, from the coding sequence ATGAAGAGCAATACAGGCCTCGGCGATGGCTTCCTCGCGAATCGCGTCCTGGGTGCGAAACCTTCCGCCACCAAGGAGATGACCCGCCTCGCCAACGAACTGAAACGCGAAGGGCAGGACATCATCGCCCTGAGCCAGGGTGAGCCCGACTTTCCCACGCCGGAGCACATACGCGTCGCGGCCAAAGCCGCCATCGACCGCAACGAGTCGCGCTATACCGAGGTGGCCGGTACGCTCGCCTTGCGCGAAGCGGTCACGCGGAAATTCCACCGCGATAACGGACTGCGGTTCACGCCCGACCAGGTGCAGGTGGGATGCGGCGCCAAGCAACTGCTTTACAACGCGCTTCAAGCCACCATCGATGCGGGGGACGAAGTGGTGATCCCGACGCCGGCCTGGGTTTCCTATCCGGACATGGTGCTGCTGGCGGGCGGCAAACCGGTCATCGTGCGTTGCGGTGCGTCCTCCGGCTTCAAGCTCACGCCCGCGCAGCTGGAGGACGCGATCACGCCCAGGACAAAATGGCTGATGCTCAACTCGCCTTCCAATCCTAGCGGCGCTGTCTACACCGGCGATGAACTTGCCGCGCTGGCGGAGGTGCTGCTGCGGCATCCGCATGTATGGGTGATGGCGGACGATATCTACGAAAAAATCCGCTATGACGACACGCCGTTCGCCACGCCCGCCGCCGTCGAGCCGGAATTGGCCCGTCGCACGCTGACCGTTAATGGCGTGTCCAAGGCCTATGCGATGACGGGATGGAGAGTCGGCTTCGCGGCCGGGCCGGCGGCCTTGATCAAGGCAATGAATCTGGTCCAGTCGCAGTCGACCTCGCACACCAGTTCCATCAGCCAGGCCGCTTCCATCGCGGCGCTGGACGGTCCCATGGACTTCCTGCAAGGGTTTCTGGAAAGCTTTCGCCGGCGTCGCGACAGCGTCGTCGCGGCCTTGCGGGCGATCGAAGGGGTGGATTGCGATTTGCCCCCAGGCGCCTTCTATGCCTTCCCCGGGTGCCAAGGCTTGCTCGGGCGGCGCGACCCCTCGGGCGGCCTGATCGCGTCGGATGTCGACCTTGCCATGTATCTGTTGCGCCACGCGGGCGTGGCGGTCGTTCCAGGTACCGCCTTCGAACTACCGGGGCACTTTCGCGTCTCCTATGCCGCTTCCGACGAGGAACTCGGCCTGGCGATGGCGCGCATCGCCGCGGCCTGCGCAAAACTGCGTTGA